The DNA window ACGACGTGGACCGCGGATCCGACTTCCTGGCCTTCGCGGTCCCCACGATCATGGGCGAGGTCCGCCGCCACTTCCGCGACACCGGCTGGGCGGTGCGCGTACCGCGGCGACTGAAGGAACTGCATCTCGACATCACCAAGGCGTCGTCCACCCTCTCGCAACGGCTGGGGCGGTCCCCGACCACTCGCGAGATGGCCGCCGAGCTCGGCGTCGGCGAGGACGACGTCGCTCAGGGCCTGCAGGCAGCGAGCGGATATCAGACGCTGTCCGTGGATGCGGTCGTGGGCAGCTCCGAATCCGGTTCGACGCTGGGCGACCTGTTGGGCGACGACGACGCCGCACTCACGGGCGTCGAGGACCACGAAACGTTGCGCGTCATTCTCGAGGGACTACCGGCCCGAGAACGAACCGTCCTGTTGCTCCGCTTCTTCGGAAACCAGACCCAGTCCCAGATCGCCTCGCGCATCGGTGTCTCCCAGATGCACGTCTCCCGGATCCTGTCGGACACCCTCGCCCGGCTGCGCGAACAGTCAGAGGACTGAGGCCCTCGCCGACCCTCGCCGGGATTCGAGCCCCTCTTTGTCCCAGTCCGACGCTCGGACCGTCCCGATCCGGAGCACCCGCTGAGCTGCCGCGGAGCCGCCGGCCCCCGCGCCCGGCCTGTACACGAGGACCAGTCGGTGTTAGAAACGAGAGAGGTTGAGCACACAGCCTGTCGCCCAACAGGCAAGGGAGCGTTCTCGGCCGCGACCGACAGCGCCGCTCCCAGCGCTCCGGACGCGACACCGTCGAATTCGTTCGCAACGGATGGAGGCACGGCGTGCCCGAACTCCTCATCTCGGCAAGAAGCACCATTCGCACCGCGGCGGCGGCCGCCCCTACCGGCTCACCGGTGCCCCTGAACGACACCACCGCCCTGGTGGTGGACCTCGCGGAAGACCTCGACATGGCCACGGTCGACCGCTTCCGCCGTGTGTACCGGATGCTGTTCGACCAGGCCACGGCCCGCGGTCTGACCGCCGGAGATCTCGTCGTTCTCGACCTCTCCCGCGTCGGCTT is part of the Rhodococcus sp. SGAir0479 genome and encodes:
- a CDS encoding STAS domain-containing protein, which codes for MPELLISARSTIRTAAAAAPTGSPVPLNDTTALVVDLAEDLDMATVDRFRRVYRMLFDQATARGLTAGDLVVLDLSRVGFVSVDGTAALVEAKDLADTRGIDFTLVTCSRGVDHALAATGMLRLFRCYPSVESARACECRAADLRGADLGHPVGP
- a CDS encoding SigB/SigF/SigG family RNA polymerase sigma factor; the encoded protein is MTPRTTDRPDEYSDVKPMFASLRELDDDDPARRQLRGAIITRCLPLAEHIARRFDRRGEPFDDLVQVASVGLVNAVDRYDVDRGSDFLAFAVPTIMGEVRRHFRDTGWAVRVPRRLKELHLDITKASSTLSQRLGRSPTTREMAAELGVGEDDVAQGLQAASGYQTLSVDAVVGSSESGSTLGDLLGDDDAALTGVEDHETLRVILEGLPARERTVLLLRFFGNQTQSQIASRIGVSQMHVSRILSDTLARLREQSED